CTGGAAAGGGGTGGACACAGCAGCATAATTCgtgtgggctttccaaaatcgggaaaaatctgaaattccccCAAGGGTTCCTGATAAAGGATCGTGTCCCTGTATAGTTTTTAGCTGGTTCAAATTCACAAACTTCaaatttctctaccttttttcaaAGCAGCTTGCCACACTAAATTTGATTAAGCATGATATATGTAACATTGAAAATACTCCATCTTTGAGAACTTTCGTTAATGCTTCACCTTCTGAAATCCTCTCTTGAATACTTCAATGAGTTTGGCTTCTGGCATTGTGCAGCTGAGTTCGATTAGTTTTTGTGTAATGGTGAGTGACTGTGTCATGTTTTATTTTGCAGACTCCAAAAGCCAAGGCCATAATTTTCAAGTTGTGCAGTGTCTGTCTTTACCTGCCACAGGACCAGCTCACCCACTGGGGAGTTGGAACCATTGAGGACCATCTCCGTCCCTACATGCCAGATTAGGGGTGAAGGCCAGCAAAGTAGGGAAGACCAAACGAGTCAACAAACAGTGAACTTGTATTTCATCTTTATTCCTGAGTTTAAGATGATTATCCACTTGTGAAAAGAACAGTCCATTACAAAGCATGCTCTACTTCAATTTTTCTTTCTAGTCATGCATATCTCAGAACTTTTCTTTAAATTACTGCCTGCACATTCATCATTAGGCTGCTTAGATCTGCATTGTCAGGAAGGTTGTTGTACACTGCATACATAGCTGAAAAGTACATATTAATCTGGTTTGCATTGGTTATGTAACTTGACACTATTTTAAGATGTAATGTTGGGCAAGTTCTGCATTAAGATTTCACCAGTTGAAGCAGAGAAGTTGGATGTATTGATCAAATGAAGGGATTTAAGGCAATCATATGGTCTTGACATTCATAGCTGTTGGGCACATACTGTTCATAATGGGATGATAATAAGCAACAAAGTAGTGGGGAAAAAATTGTAAAGTACCCATTTTGATATCTGTGATGTAGCCTGTCATAACTATGTAAGTCTACATTTGAGTTTGCTGGCATGTTCTTTTTGGATCTCATTCCCTAAATTGATATATAAATGTACAAAGGAGTTTTTCTTCTATTCTTTGGGGAGGTTTTAGCAGGTTAACAATGGGGAGACTCTGCAAATAACTGGAGTCTAAAATAGCAAAACTGCTACACAATTGTCACTGAAGTTCAATGTTACTGGAATTTTAAAAAGCTTTCCTGTAGCTGAAGTAGCTTATTGACCTAGAAAAGGAAGTTGGGACTAAAAACACATGAAGGTAGAAAGTCTGTTTTtgatggtgtaaaaaaaaaaatgctggttgcaaatactgtgtttatttaaaaaaaaaaatgaataccaTACTTGCATTCGAGAAAATGCACCTAAAATTGCTTTAAAAAATCTAGAGTGTTTCAATTGGGTTATCAAGGGCATTATTTGTAAGACTTGATTTTGAATAAGCAATTAACGCAAGGCAGGCTGCCAAAAAGAATCAAAGGGGAAAAGAGTGGTCTTTGGAGCTGTAAGAAGTGAGCTTTCTGGGGTTATTTATGCATGCCTGCCAATTCAGTTAAAAACAGTGCTAATCAATAGCAAATTTGTATTCACCTTTTGTTGAAATTGGGAAATGAAAATAAATCTTTAATCCATATTCAGAATTGTGAATTTGTTTTGTCATTCAAAAtactacaattacaatatttctAGAACTGATGCTTAAGAAAATAAATCCTGTCATTCCACACCAGAAAATGTATGAAGCACTTCTCATCAAGGTAAATTTCaccatggtttttaaaaaaaaaagatctggtTACAGATCAGGCAGCAGTGAAATGTCTTGTGTCCGCATCAAGAATCCAGGATGTCCATTTTTATTAGCTGTCTGGAAGGATTCTTTCATACTTGATTCTTGTAGAGTATTGGCAATGCTCCAAGTGAAGGAACATTTCTAATGGTCCCTTCTGCCTTTACAAGTTActgatgtacagtaaaacctgttatctggaattcaagcaaccagcaaaaaaaggaaaataagagATAAAAAATActcgtttaaaattggtgcacctcgctATTTGCTTGTCAATCATGCAACATACAAACTCAAGCAACCATTAAATTCAATTATTTGTCATCCACCAATCCTCATAAGTGCCAAATACCTGGGGGTTAACTACTACTGAATAATAAAACTGGACGGATGGGTACTGCAGTTGATTCGTTTCCAGTTTTGTTTGgtttttttctctcactcttaagtttaaaaaaagtcaagATGAAAGAGATCCAAGTGACAAGCATTTAATGATACTTTCCTTTGGGACTAGGGCACACTTGTCAAATTTCATGTGGGACCATGTTTCCATTGTCTTGATCACGCCATGTACACAAAGGATCTGGGAagggtttggggtgggggggggtgggggcagattGTTGGATTTTAGTTTACAACCCAGTGTTCCACGTTAATTTTCTCATATCCTTTATCTATACTGCTATAGTAACATCAACTTCTGCTATACTGGCATTTAGCCAGTGTTGCATTGTAGGCAAAACTACAGCAAAAACACAACATATGTTCTTGAGGACTGGTGAGAGAACTGAGCTGTTCATGTGTCTCATGAAAAATTTAATGCAATTTAGGATAGGATCtaagagcatttggagaagtacatataCTCGAGGATGATCATcttggttttgtgaagggaaggttggcctcatgagtctaattgagatttttgatgaGGGAacaggaaattgatgagggtagggtgggagATGTGGcctatatggattttaataagacTTCCGCATGAGAcccttgttcagaaagtcatgaatcATGGGAtttgtggaaccttggctgtgtagaaAGCAGAGATATTCTGCCTGggtgtcagtgactagtggagttctgcaaggatcttCTCTGGGATCCCTGCTTTTTATAAATGACTGAGACGAAAAGGCCAAAggttgggtcagtaagtttgcagatgatacaaaggttggaggagttgtggatggtgctgaaggttgtcgttgATTACAGGATGCAGAAGTAAATCAGGAAAATCTATAGACACCATAgttggaagtaaaaaaaaacaaaatgctggagaagttcagacGATGCAGTGTTGGGtggaaaaagtggcagatggagttcaatcctgctGATtgcgaggtgatgtattttggaaggacaagtaGGCTGAGTAAAGAGTCATTGCGTTACTTTGGAGTGtgcatgaacagagggaccttggggttcaaatccatacatccctcaagtttTCCTTGTAGGTTGATAGTTTAGAAGGCCTGTAGGACGTTGGGCTTCAATAACGGGGATTGagatgcaactctacaaatctccaatgagaccatacttagaaaattgtgttcagttctgatcacttccttattggaaggatgtggaagctattgcagagtttaccaggatgttgcctggattgaaaaatgagtcttatgaggcaaatttaccagagctgggacttttttctttgccatgtagaaggatgagaggaaacttaataaggtctacaagattaggaAGTATACATAAGGTGGACAGCTagtgctttttttccccctggcaggaatagcaaatgtcAGAGGACATACTTACGACgttaagggagggaaatttacgGGAGATATTGTGGTgggagttatgggtgcctggaatgccttgtaaGGGATAGCGGTGGAGGCCGAAACATTAGGAGACccttaggtacatggatggaagaaaaataggttatggggtagggagggtcaaCAGATCAAGGACCAGAGGCCTATACTGTGATGTTCTATGTAAAAGATGTCTCCTTGACAGCACAGCAATCCTCTGGTATTGTTCAGCTTCCAATTGAATAATGCTCATCTGAAAATGATGATTTAGTACAGTATATTGAAAAATTGTCCCCGAGTACCATCTGGCAGGTTTTTGTTTGTTAGTTTGGTCTGTAAAACTGCTTTTAATTTTAGTACAGACTAAAAAGGGACACCTAACAgtgaaataaccatataaccatttacggagcggaaacaggccatgttggcctttcgagtcggcaccggttcactgattttgtgcgccctcttcaggcattggtcccggtagatcttcattcaataacgatggacaaattcaatgcaggtggaatcagtaacTATCTGGAACTTCCAACAATCTAAGAATAGTGAAGTCATCAAGCAGGCGAGCAGCATGTGCATAACTGCTGTTACTTAAAAGAATAGTCcacaaaatttgaaataaagttcTTTAATTTGCATTTTCTACAAGCTCAGTaactaccttttttttaaaaaaattagtttaaGTGCCTAGATGTTTTGTATGTCGTCCTTGAGCCAAGAGTTTCCCTGTTACCTTGTTAGTCACGTCTACAGATGTAAATGCCAGAGATTTGCCTTCCTTCAGCACCTGAGCAGTTATGATGATCTCTTCTCCCAATTTGGCTGCATTCATATACCTAAATGGAGTAATAAGGCAAACATTAAATTTtcagcacacacgcacacgcgcgcCTGGTTGTACTTCAGGGAATGCACCAGTTGTATTTGATCAGTGTGGAAATAACTAGTCTCCGTGTAGCAATTAATTGGAGAATGGCTAATTTATGAGGTTAATGTTGATTGTACTTGTGCCTCACTTGAGAAGCTTCTGATTCTTTTCTGAACCTCAGGCTTGAGAAATGATGATAGTTTTCTCTAACACACAGAGAGGAACAGCAAGACTAAAGATCGTCTTTTTGGTGAGTTATCAAATGAGACCCTATCTTTGTTGGATGGTTGCAAAAGAGCGCTATTCACAGGACGGTTTGTttactggcaaaaaaaataatgATAAACCAACAAATACTTCTCTTTGTCTCTGATAATTTGGACATCGTGCAACTtgcatttgcaattttttttttacctcagtAAGGCATCTCAATTTGGTAGCTCATTCAAGAATCTAACATTGGCACACAAGGCTTTAGCTTTGTGTTGTTGATAAATGTAAATTTACAGCTGCATTTTGGAATTGAGAATAATCTTGTATATGATACTATAAATAATTTTGCATTGAATTTAGCTGTGCAATGGTCAGCACAACGGTGTTACAGTACTAATGACCAGGTTTTGAATGCAGCGCTGTGAGAAATTTGTACGTTcttgtgtctgtgggtttcctctgatttcctcccacccttcaaaacttgtgGGAGTTgtagggtatttgggcggcacgggctcgtggagtttaaaggcctgttaccatgctgtatgtctaacttttaaaaataaaattcatgGGTTCTGTTATTGTACCATCAAGCACAATTTGGTTAAATTTTCCAAGCTACTGAAAACAACTTACGTTATATTCATGTCGATACTAACTCCTGGTAATGCTCGTTCTGTGTTAAGCAAGGCTGTGGTGGAGACTACATCCACTAGAGTAGCTGTCATTCCACCATGCAGATTGCCTGCCCGATTCACATGTTCCTCTTCCACTTTCATTTCGCAAACAAGTTTTCCAGGACTCGCTGAAACAACAGCCATCTTGAAAAAAGCACAATTGTAAATTTCATTAGACCAGCACTTTAAAATATTTGAGATCCTAAATAACATGAGTGCTGTTCTTAGCAATAGAAAATATTGTAGCAAGTATTGCAAACATGTGGTGCCTTGCAAAGACAGATTGAAAGTATTTGCATAGATTTCTGAAACTTTTGCTGTTTAAATGATGCTGGTAAATAGAGTGGGCTTGAGAAAAGCATCCATGGCTGACTTGGCCATGAAAAGATTTGGCAATGGAGTTGGAAGTGGGATGAAATGCAAGAATATAAAAATACAGTACAACATTTCATTCAGAGGACATCGACTGTCCATGACTCTCAAGGATCGTTTTTGAGCCAAATGCTACTTGCTTGAGTGAATAAAGAAAGGCCAGCCTGCTGCCCATGAGGATGCTTTAAAGGCGTGGAAAGATACTGGATGTTGCTGAAACACAAGCACCCTTTCATTTCCCTCAGATTTCTACCAGAAGAAGCAAATAATCAGTGCAGGAATCAATTAATGCAAGACATTGAGTATAGGTGAGGTTCAAATCCACTGAAACTTTatacaattacactggacaacaaagatttttcttcctgaacatttttgggtgcattttatggattttgggttgctgatcacgTAACTCGCCTCAAGATTTCCTATTATGAACTGTTTCAGATGTCGcctatttcctgtcatattttaagtcacttcaagcatacaaaacgatgaagtgcaacatgtcattgaaaattcattttctgtacttgcatttggacttcttccctgctgatcttggtgcagtgacGAACACAtggaaagatttcaccaggacattgtgactgtGTTAAAGCAGTGTCAGGGCAACTGTTGGACTTCTGTTGGACaccgacacgagaggcatcagatgttgagtcccaaataaaaatcagtggcaaaatgtttttaggtcggttgaacttgagcaatgtgtcagcatcataatGTTATtagacatgctaaattcaataaaacttaatgtttctccaacttcctgtgtgatgcagaaaatctgaaatgtgtGTTCATCTTGAGATTGTCTATCAtagtccccaattttttttcaggaacaaaaaaaaatttgttgcccAGTGTAAATGATTTAACTGAACATGATTCTTCCTCCTGCACGCTGGCTCTACCCGACTCTCAGATCAGATTTCCAGATATACCAGGGAGCAAAGTATCTTTTATGCTGTGTTACTGCTGATCTAGAAGGTTTTTTAAGCAATTGCATTTATCTTCTGAAGCTGGCACTGCATTTTATGTTACCTCATATCTATTTTTATGACAGCACAAGTAATAAAGGGTTAAAATATTTCTCCACAAGTAATGTGAATGTAGGTATTAAATTCCTGAATTAATTGATTTCCTCTGAGTTGCATAATACAATAAGAATTTTAAGCAtaactgctctactctctctacactcaTGAccgtatggccaggcacaattcaaatgccacctacaaatttgccgatcaCACCAAGGTCATCGGCAGAAACACAGACGtccatgaggaagcatacaggagggagatagatcaatttGTTGAATGATGTTATTACAACGATCTTGCACTTAATGCTAGCAAAACTaaagaattgattgtggacttcaggagagggaagcCCAGAGAACAGGAACCAGTGAGGGTTCATCAGGGAGAGGGTAAGGAGCTTAAAATTCCTTTGTGGTCAcagctctgaagatctatcctgagaCCAccatcgatgcaatcatgaagaaggcactccagcagctatatttcgttagggagtttgaggagattcagtttgtTACCAAATCCTGGCAAAATTCTACAAGTCtacaatggagagcattctaactggtttcatcactgtctagtatggaggtgtcaatgcacaggacaggaacaggctacagggttgtgaacttggccaacaCCATCATGTAatttgtcttcactccattaaggaaatctacaagaggtggtgcctcaaaacagcctctatcgtcaaggaccctcaccacccaggccatgcctttttcacactgctaccatcaggaaagaggtacaggagcctgaagatgaacacccaacagtacaaaaagaGCTTCTCCTCTGTGTACAATGAAACTggacatgacctcacttttctcttttgttctaattatgtttttaatttttttaaagtttagacatacagcacaccaagggccattttggcccacgagtccatgttgcctaattacactcaattgaccaacattccccaggtacgttttgaagagtgggaggaaaccggagtctccagggaaaaccctcgcagacacagggagaatgtaccaacttcttacagacagcatgggattcaaaccccagtcccaattgctggggctgtaacagcgtggcattAACCACTCTGCCAACCGTGCTGCATGCATTTATGAATTATAACAGCAATTTTGCATCAGTAATGCATGgtactgctgccgcaaaacaacaaatttcatggcacatgttcatgataataaacctgattcagATTTGGACTTGATACTGTCTTGCCATAAGAAATACGAGCAGGAGTAGACtatctggcccatcaagtctgcttcaTCATTCagcgaaatcatggctgatctgatcataggCTCatctcccttaattcccttaaaatgtaaaaaatctatccaatcttgtatGAAGTatctttactgaggtcacctcaactgcttcaatgagcagcgaattccacagattcaccaccctctgggaaaatcgTTCCtcctccgtcctaaatctattaccctgaatcttgaggctgtgtctcctagttctggtctcccccaccaatgtaaACATCTTGACTACCTCTAACTTATCGATGCCTTTCATcaatttatatgtttctataacatcccctctcattctaaatttcagtgagtacagtcccaaacaactcaatctctcctcgtagGCCAAACTGTTCATctatggaatcaacctggtgaaactcctctgcactgcctccaaagccagtatatcctttctcaagtaaggagaccagaactagatgtggtctcaccagcacCTTGTGTGGTTGCAGCATGTTATGACACAAAGAGGGGGAAGGAAAGGCATTTTTGTATCCAAGTTCAAtggtgaaaaaaaattgtcaatggaaGTTAATCGTCAATCTGAAGTTTTTGAACATTGCTGCTGCCACATTCGCTTGAAGTTCCCACGTGTGTTCCTTAAATGTGATTAATCCTGATCTAACTAAGATGTTTGAGGAGAGTATACTGCAGAATCCAGACTGGGGGAAATAACTAAAAAATGAGTTGTCAGAGAGATTTCAAAGtatatacaatcctgagattgttTTTATGCaagattaccacttattggcagtgcaaaaaaaactgtacagtgtatacatgtaaataaataaagaactgtaaacagataatgaatataaacaaactgcgctacagacagaatttttaaaaatcaatagtgcacaaataagagtttttaaatgagtcacttattgaatttgttgttgaagggtttgatggtggaggggtagtagctgttcctgaacctggtggtgcaagtcttgtggcactaatatctctttcctgatggcagcagcgagaacagaacgtgtgctgggtgatgaggatctttgatgattgctgctctcccctggcagcattccctgtagatgttcccgattgtggggagggttttgcctgtgatgtcctgggcagcgTCCACTACCTCTTGGAGGGCTTTTCCCCAGTCTGGACTCTGCAGTACACTCACCTCAAACATCTTAGTTAGATCAAGGTTAATCATATTTAAGGAGCATGTgggaactttaaatgaatgtgcCAACCGCTAGGTTCAAGAACTTAAGATTTGCAATTAACTAACTTTGACATTAATTTATTTTCACCATTGAACTTGGAtacaaaaaaacttttttttctctctgtcataATCTcagggaagttatgctgcaaTTGCACAACgtgctggtgagaccacatctggagaactgcatgcagttctggtcttgaGGAAGGATTCCTtgcctttggagaaggtgcaaaggAGTTGCCCCCATGCCAGACCgtgttgcagccagtcagcacactttccaccacttcTCTGTAGAAATTCACCAGGGTTCCTGATGTCATACcagacctccacaaactcctgaggaagtagaggtgctgacgtgctttttttcatgatgccattggtgtatggagtccaggaaagatcctctgagatagtgactcccaagaacttaaaacttgctcactctctccacctctgattccccccaccatgatcactggattgtaaacctctggcttttccttcccaaagtcaacaatcagctccttagttttgatgacaatgagggcgaggttgttgttggtgcagcattcagccaagttttgttCAAATGTGTGGAAAAAAATCTCAACCAAAGTGGTGTCACCCTCAGCATGAACCTCCCACGACCACAAGATCTGTCGACAAACTATTGAAATGTTTACTTTTTTTCGCCTTGCACTAACTGAAACTGTagatatttatttatctacatttatttTCTGTCTTGTATTTGTGATCATTTCTATCATTTAGAGTTGGTGTATCTTAAATGCCTGAACTTGTGCAGCAAGAATTGCAATGTATCTGTACATCGTACACTTATGTATTAGACAATAAACTAATATTGGGTATCAATCAATGGGTTTCTGGCTATCAGCTATGATATTGAAGGGTTGGTACCAGGGGCTAAATTGCCTACACACACCACTTCTAATGAAGATCAACCACAATCTAATCGAAAGACAGAATTGCAGAACGGCTTTTCTTTGTTCATTGCTCTTCCCCTTGATGTACAACATctggcatttaaaaaaatgtcatgcAAACGTTAAGAGATTGAATTACCTTATTCAAAA
The Narcine bancroftii isolate sNarBan1 chromosome 1, sNarBan1.hap1, whole genome shotgun sequence genome window above contains:
- the acot13 gene encoding acyl-coenzyme A thioesterase 13 encodes the protein MAGSTLNAIRQVVQGLTGGTGFDRILNKMAVVSASPGKLVCEMKVEEEHVNRAGNLHGGMTATLVDVVSTTALLNTERALPGVSIDMNITYMNAAKLGEEIIITAQVLKEGKSLAFTSVDVTNKVTGKLLAQGRHTKHLGT